From a region of the Impatiens glandulifera chromosome 4, dImpGla2.1, whole genome shotgun sequence genome:
- the LOC124935513 gene encoding wax ester synthase/diacylglycerol acyltransferase 11-like: MERDDEPLTPSGRMFLRPEMDQIIHCVFGLGKPIDIQSIKDEMDRNMHIAHPKFTSLLVQDRHGRHYWRKTQVNIDRHFIIINNHASSQLITDEESVNDYLADLSISSPLPTDKPLWEFHVLVPNKCVVLRVHHALGDGISLMALMLSGCRKANDPNNPLVLPTGGRYTFERPRTIRNLVQATWITTRYVLEFIMRSLWMRDKTTSLSGGEGVELWPRKLATAKFLLEDMKIVKRAVAGAVSRKNYLLDELRLKKTVLSSGNMFGMLLLPVYYHKPDVGCSPLKHVEKIKEVMTKKKMSSEAYFSYKLGQLAMSCFGPKATSYMFNKVIKNTTFTISNVVGPQEDLTFAGHPIDYIRVTTTSLPHALTMHMVSYAGKAEMQILVAKDIIPDPQILAKYFEIALNEMKEAAKY, from the exons ATGGAAAGAGACGACGAGCCACTAACGCCATCCGGCCGAATGTTTCTACGGCCAGAAATGGATCAAATAATCCACTGCGTTTTCGGCCTCGGTAAACCCATCGATATACAATCAATCAAAGATGAAATGGATCGTAATATGCATATCGCACACCCTAAATTCACCAGTCTCCTCGTCCAAGATCGCCACGGCCGCCATTACTGGCGCAAGACTCAAGTTAACATCGACCGCCacttcatcatcataaacaaCCACGCTTCTTCCCAATTAATCACCGACGAGGAGTCGGTCAACGATTATCTCGCCGATCTTTCCATTTCCTCGCCGCTCCCGACCGATAAACCGCTATGGGAATTCCATGTCCTCGTACCTAACAAGTGCGTCGTCCTGCGCGTGCACCACGCGCTCGGAGATGGCATTTCGTTAATGGCACTTATGTTATCAGGCTGCCGGAAAGCTAACGATCCTAATAACCCACTTGTTTTACCCACCGGAGGAag gtATACTTTTGAACGGCCAAGAACGATACGGAATCTTGTTCAGGCGACATGGATTACGACGAGGTATGTTTTGGAGTTCATAATGAGAAGTTTATGGATGAGAGATAAAACGACGTCGTTGAGCGGCGGCGAAGGAGTGGAGCTTTGGCCGAGGAAGCTGGCGACGGCGAAGTTTTTGCTGGAGGATATGAAGATCGTCAAAAGAGCAGTTGCGGGAGCGGTAAGTCGGAAAAATTACTTATTG GATGAGTTGAGGTTGAAAAAGACAGTTTTGTCATCTGGTAACATGTTTGGCATGCTTCTATTGCCTGTTTATTACCATAAACCCGATGTCGGTTGCAGTCCTTTAAAGCATGTagagaaaattaaggaagtgaTGACTAAGAAAAAAATGTCGTCCGAAGCTTACTTCTCTTACAAACTCGGACAACTTGCAATGTCATGTTTTGGACCAAAG GCAACGAGTTATATGTTCAACAAAGTAATAAAGAATACGACATTTACAATATCAAATGTGGTCGGACCACAAGAAGACCTCACTTTTGCTGGTCATCCAATTGATTACATTAGAGTTACCACAACAAGTCTTCCCCAT GCACTCACGATGCATATGGTAAGCTACGCAGGAAAGGCAGAAATGCAAATTCTCGTAGCTAAAGATATTATCCCCGATCCACAAATACTGGCTAAGTATTTTGAAATTgcattaaatgaaatgaaggaAGCTGCAAAATACTAG
- the LOC124933737 gene encoding filament-like plant protein 6, whose protein sequence is MDHKTWAWRKRSSEKTIIANENTDLSLRTDNEETIPREKEASLEQTVKDLHLKLASLLLENQAKDENIAKHSRIAKEAISGRVKAEAEAEILKQELEKAIKQEEASNGRLTQLNFALKDSMQQLNLIRGGQERVIHDAVMKTSAEFEKAQKRLEEKLSEQNKKLSSLTVENNHLVKVLIMKETVIEDLAKRNFQAEDDFARLMAKMDALEKEKAFLVYELRMLEKELELNRQSTDKSHKLYMEGVKKISKLESECQRLRILMRKRLPGPATLAKMKNEVEILRKKSNLGNNNPSTPEMNLLMEQLHEMEEENNILRKNLARKDDLRTVQDNLELVKYCHHDASKDLSPKSSFGFGSDESNSSESWALALIGELENFRNDKSCRRMSDLNLMDDFVEMEKLALVSVEPTGNDDRREESITGYITWKSEDKYEKELQTKLRNSIHKIVELLRVIGQTSSTPLGEDNIVRAFQWKGDLEIFTNELASAMEWIVGNCIPFKDQYKNLESLHQDLDSMLKLASDMNEDLMKRLRESNETVGNLQRELKETKECKGMIEDQIENQKMINEELDTQLSITKVKLNDVLQKLVSLEVEYEDKTHCCEDLEATCLELQLQLESIDRKPYHKDSPGRDEKLGKTGWEITAASAKLVECQQTILNLGKQLKALNSAKITNMDKAMTIVRSKKLVNRPSLRDRMLAEDDFNKPQDLAIISGTEKSKPFLCIMPPLPAAKLSMAIIPSKKRGGDQGGGGGFLRKLLMIRNKGSGRSKA, encoded by the exons ATGGATCACAAGACGTGGGCTTGGAGAAAAAGGTCATCTGAGAAGACGATTATAGCAAATGAGAACACAGATCTTTCGTTAAGAACAGACAATGAAGAG ACGATTCCACGTGAGAAAGAAGCGAGTCTGGAGCAAACTGTGAAGGATTTACACCTCAAATTGGCATCACTTCTCCTTGAAAACCAAGCTAAGGATGAAAATATCGCAAAGCATTCGAGGATTGCTAAAGAGGCCATTTCTG GGCGGGTGAAGGCAGAAGCAGAAGCCGAGATTTTGAAGCAAGAACTAGAAAAAGCAATCAAACAGGAGGAAGCCTCAAATGGAAGGCTAACTCAATTGAATTTTGCTCTAAAGGATTCCATGCAGCAGTTAAACTTAATCAGAGGAGGACAAGAAAGGGTAATCCATGACGCAGTTATGAAGACTTCAGCCGAATTCGAGAAGGCACAGAAAAGGTTAGAGGAAAAACTTTCCGAACAGAATAAAAAGCTGTCGAGTTTAACTGTGGAGAACAACCATTTGGTTAAGGTCCTCATAATGAAAGAAACGGTGATCGAAGATCTAGCCAAACGGAATTTCCAGGCGGAAGATGATTTCGCCAGGTTGATGGCTAAAATGGACGCATTAGAAAAGGAAAAAGCGTTCCTTGTCTATGAATTGCGGATGCTCGAGAAGGAACTTGAGTTAAATCGTCAGTCGACTGATAAATCACACAAGCTATACATGGAAGGTGTGAAGAAGATCTCAAAGCTGGAATCGGAATGTCAGAGGTTAAGGATTCTAATGAGGAAGCGCTTGCCAGGTCCTGCCACTTTAGCCAAGATGAAAAACGAAGTTGAAATTCTCCGAAAAAAATCCAATCTCGGAAACAATAATCCTTCGACTCCAGAAATGAATCTCTTGATGGAGCAGTTGCATGAGATGGAAGAAGAAAACAATATACTAAGAAAAAACTTGGCCCGAAAAGATGATTTAAGAACAGTTCAAGATAATTTGGAGCTGGTGAAGTACTGTCATCACGATGCCTCCAAAGATCTCTCTCCAAAGTCAAGCTTCGGTTTCGGAAGCGACGAGAGCAATAGTTCCGAGTCATGGGCTTTGGCTCTAATTGGAGAGCTGGAGAATTTCCGAAATGATAAGAGCTGCAGAAGGATGTCAGATCTCAATTTAATGGACGATTTCGTTGAAATGGAGAAACTCGCATTAGTTTCTGTTGAACCGACTGGGAATGATGATAGACGAGAAGAATCTATAACTGGATATATTACATGGAAATCAGAAGACAAATACGAGAAGGAGTTGCAAACTAAACTAAGAAATTCGATCCACAAGATTGTCGAGCTGCTCAGAGTAATTGGCCAGACGAGCTCAACTCCTCTCGGGGAAGACAACATAGTTCGAGCTTTCCAATGGAAAGGTGATttggaaatatttacaaacgaGTTAGCATCTGCAATGGAGTGGATTGTGGGAAACTGCATTCCTTTTAAAGATCAGTATAAGAATCTGGAGTCTTTACATCAGGATTTAGATTCTATGCTGAAGTTGGCTAGTGATATGAACGAGGACTTGATGAAAAGACTTAGGGAATCGAACGAAACTGTTGGAAACTTGCAGAGAGAGTTAAAAGAAACGAAAGAGTGTAAAGGGATGATCGAGGATCAGATTGAAAACCAGAAGATGATTAATGAAGAACTGGATACTCAACTAAGCATCACAAAAGTGAAACTAAACGATGTGCTACAAAAACTTGTATCTCTCGAAGTTGAATACGAGGATAAAACTCATTGTTGTGAAGATTTAGAGGCAACTTGTCTCGAGCTTCAACTCCAGCTAGAAAG TATTGACAGAAAGCCATATCATAAGGACAGTCCTGGCCGAGATGAGAAGCTAGGAAAAACT GGGTGGGAGATAACAGCTGCATCTGCAAAACTGGTAGAGTGTCAACAGACAATCTTAAACCTTGGAAAACAGTTAAAGGCTTTAAACTCGgctaaaataacaaatatggaCAAAGCAATGACTATTGTCAGATCGAAGAAGCTGGTAAATAGACCATCTCTTCGCGATCGGATGCTGGCGGAGGATGACTTCAACAAACCTCAAGATCTTGCGATTATTAGTGGGACAGAAAAAAGTAAACCATTCTTATGCATCATGCCTCCATTACCAGCTGCAAAGTTGTCTATGGCAATTATACCTAGCAAGAAACGCGGAGGAGATCAAGGTGGTGGTGGCGGTTTTCTAAGGAAGCTGTTGATGATTCGGAACAAGGGAAGTGGAAGATCGAAGGCGTAA
- the LOC124936826 gene encoding 40S ribosomal protein S16-like has product MATPAVESVQCFGRKKTAVAVTHCKRGRGLIKINGCPIELIEPEILRYKAYEPVLLLGRHRFAGVDMRIRVKGGGHTSQIYAIRQSIAKALVAFYQKFVDEQAKKEIKDILMRYDRTLLVADPRRCEPKKFGGRGARSRFQKSYR; this is encoded by the coding sequence ATGGCGACTCCAGCAGTTGAATCCGTTCAATGTTTCGGCCGCAAGAAGACTGCAGTAGCAGTCACTCACTGTAAGCGCGGTCGCGGATTGATCAAGATCAATGGCTGCCCTATCGAGCTTATTGAGCCAGAGATCCTCCGTTACAAGGCCTACGAGCCCGTGCTCCTTCTCGGCCGTCACCGATTCGCCGGCGTCGACATGCGCATTCGCGTCAAAGGAGGAGGTCACACTTCTCAGATCTACGCCATCCGTCAGAGCATCGCCAAAGCTCTAGTTGCTTTCTACCAGAAGTTCGTCGACGAGCAGGCGAAGAAAGAGATTAAGGACATCCTTATGAGGTACGATCGTACTCTTCTTGTTGCTGATCCTAGGCGTTGCGAGCCTAAGAAGTTTGGAGGTCGTGGTGCTCGATCTAGATTCCAGAAGTCTTACCGTTAA